Part of the Catalinimonas alkaloidigena genome is shown below.
CGTGCAGCTCGGGTCATGGGTTGGGGCGATGAAGGTATTATTAAAATCCCTGCGGATAAACGGCTGCGCATGCATACCGAATCGTTGGAAGATTATCTGCAACAGGCTAAAGCTCAAGGTATAGAAGTGGTCGCGGTGGTAGGTAGTGCCTGCACCACCTCATCCGGTACTTATGATGATCTGGAAGCCATTGCTAATTTTTGTCAGCAGCATAAGCTGTGGTTTCATGTAGATGGAGCACATGGCGGAACGGCGGTTTTTTCTCCTAAATACCGTCACCTGGTCAAAGGAATGGAGCAGGCTGATTCAGTAGTCATTGATCTTCATAAAATGATGCTCACACCGGCACTGACTACCGCTCTGCTTTTTAAGAATGAGGCGGATTCTTACCGTACTTTTGCCCAGCAGGCGCAATATCTGTGGAGCGATCAGGAAGAGCATGAGTGGTACAATATGGGAAAGCGCACCATGGAATGTACCAAATTGATGATGGGTGTAAAGGCTTATGCTTTGCTCAAAAGTTACGGAACAGAAATCATTAGTGAGTATGTAACTCGTCAGTATGATTTGGGAAAAACCTTTGCCAGTATGATTGAAAAACGGCAAGGCTGGGAACTGGCGATGCCTCCTGCTACCAATATTGTATGTTTCCGTTATCGTCCTGAGAAACAGGATGAGACAGAAGCTGAACAACTTAATGCATATATCCGGCAACAACTTTTAGAAGAGGGTGAATTTTATATCGTGCAGACGCGCTTAAAAAATAAATTATATCTTCGCACCACTTTAATGAATCCCTTTACTACCGAAAAAGAACTCAATGCGCTGCTGGAGCGCATAGAAGAAGTGGCAGCTACATGGAAATCAACTACATTGAATTATTAGCTTTATTTTTTGGTGTCTTATCCGTATGGTTCAATACCAGAGAGCTCGTCTGGGGCTGGCCCATGGGTATTGTGGGCACCGTACTGAGTGGCATCCTTTTCTTAGAAGCCCGTTTGTACTCTGACCTGATTCTGCATATATTTTATGTGATTCTGGGATTTTACGGCTGGTATGAATGGCTGTATGGAGGACGGAATAAACAGGAACTAAAGGTAGGTACATTAGGCAAAAGTCGCTTGCTCTTTCTTATGATTTTGGGTGGGTTAGCTTGGGCTGGATTCGGATACTTTTTTGATAACTATACGGATGCCGACCTGGCTTACTGGGATGCTTTTACTACTTCTTTCAGCTTCGTAGGTACCTATATGCTGGCCCGGAAAAGAATAGAAAACTGGATACTCTGGATCATAGTAGATGCTGTGGCGGCAGGTATTTACATGTATAAAGAGCTTTTTCTCCTGTCGCTCTTATATTTTTTATACCTGGGCTTGGCTACCTATGGTTTTATCAACTGGAGGAAGTCTTTATTAGAGGAAAAAAAAGCAGCTTACTAAGCCGGTAGGAAATTCTGATAATAAGCTGCATATGGATGGAGCAGGGTTTACTGGCTTATAGGAGCGACTGCTGGAATCATACTTCAGCTTTGAGCGAAATCAAAAACAGTTAGGTGCGTAGTCGGGGCCATCGGAAGCGTAAGTAACAAAATAGCGTTCGCCGTTGAGCAGTGTCTTGTTATCCTGATAAGCCAAAGTATACTCATAGACTTCGCCACTGTTAAATAATAGCCTGAGCATAGCTTCTCCCTGTTGATTCCCTACAACCTCCCATCGGCCGTCTCCGGCGCTGCTGCCCCCGGAGCTACCAAACGCTCCTCCTGTATCTACTGACATGCTACTACTACCACTGTACTTAAAGAAACCTTGTCCGCAGAGATGAATTTCTTTTTGTATCTGATAGCCACCGCTTCCACCTCCGCTGCTGTAGGATTCCATATAAGTAAGCCTGGCATTAGAAAATTTTTGCTTCCATTGTGCTGCCACGGGTGGTACCTGAGGTTTGCTGAATATCATGCTATTCGCCAGATCTATTGCCAGCTGCCGGTGAGTTACCGAATACTGTTCGGGTGTAGAGGCGGCGATAATCACCACTCCGCTTCCATGAGGGTTTAGTATCCCTAACAAATAGGCGGTAACAGCAGTATTTTGTAAAGTGCCTTTGAAAACACCACCCAGACTGCTGTTACTTATTGCTTCCATCTGGTCTTGAAGTTGCAGATGAGTACCACCAGCTTCTATGATTCCCTGCTGGCCCTGCACTCTGATTTCTTCCAATGACTTTGCCTCCATGGGACTTAAAAAGGCAAACCCTGGTTTGGACTGATGTCCTACAATAAAACCTCCTTCTGCTTCCTGGCCTACCCAGCCTTCTGGTATGGTGAATTGTATTCCAAGATGTTCATAGTTTACTACCCCTGTAGTCTGAGCATTTACATGATTCATAGCTGAAAAAAAGATGAATAGTATGAAGAGGGAATAATAGGTTCTCACGGCTGGGGTATTTATTGTTAATCTAACAGCTTGGTAAACTTCATTTGCTTCAGAGTACGAGTTCGTACAAAACCAGGCTCAAGCCTGTTTTCTCACTCTGAATACTGAACTCTAATTGTAATGTGTTTTCATTGAGTTCAGGCATCCTTAATGATTGCTCCCGATCAGTATTACGATCCAGAATCAGCAGATTGGCACTGGAGGCAAACTCCCACCTTCCTACATGTTCATCCGGCATCAGAAAACGGTAGGTCTGGTCTGTGTTGAAAGTAAAACGGTAGCTACTGTAGTTCCTCGTTTCATCTAACTGACCGTCTATAGATACGGCCTGTACACGCCAGGTACGGGCAATCATTTCTGAGGGTGTAGTCTGTTCAACGGGAGCGTTTTCTTCTTCTTTACAGGCTACAAGTAGCAGGCATATAAAGAATGTAAAGACATATTTTTTCATAGTAATATCTATTGTTTAATTAGCTTCCTGAGGTTTACGCCTTTTTCGCTCATCAGCTGTACCATGTACAAGCCAGGAGATAACTGGCCTAATTTTATGTCTAAGCGTTGCGTATTAGGAGAGATTGCTTTTTTATACAGCAGTTGTCCGTTAGCTGAATAGATCAGTACTTCTACCGGCTCATCCAACTGGGAGT
Proteins encoded:
- the pnuC gene encoding nicotinamide riboside transporter PnuC, whose protein sequence is MEINYIELLALFFGVLSVWFNTRELVWGWPMGIVGTVLSGILFLEARLYSDLILHIFYVILGFYGWYEWLYGGRNKQELKVGTLGKSRLLFLMILGGLAWAGFGYFFDNYTDADLAYWDAFTTSFSFVGTYMLARKRIENWILWIIVDAVAAGIYMYKELFLLSLLYFLYLGLATYGFINWRKSLLEEKKAAY
- a CDS encoding pyridoxal phosphate-dependent decarboxylase family protein, with product MSDLLHKAFDPENFRQSGHQLIDMLADYLRETQSDTNLKAIPWKTPDEQLKAWKEDEAQGKGDVMALFKRVMEDSIHIHHKKYMGHQVVPPAPVTALASLLSSLLNNGSAVYEMGAVANAIERVVVQRICREIDWQDEAGGFLTSGGTLANLTALLAARRAKSSEDVWLKGSGKKLALMVSEEAHYCVDRAARVMGWGDEGIIKIPADKRLRMHTESLEDYLQQAKAQGIEVVAVVGSACTTSSGTYDDLEAIANFCQQHKLWFHVDGAHGGTAVFSPKYRHLVKGMEQADSVVIDLHKMMLTPALTTALLFKNEADSYRTFAQQAQYLWSDQEEHEWYNMGKRTMECTKLMMGVKAYALLKSYGTEIISEYVTRQYDLGKTFASMIEKRQGWELAMPPATNIVCFRYRPEKQDETEAEQLNAYIRQQLLEEGEFYIVQTRLKNKLYLRTTLMNPFTTEKELNALLERIEEVAATWKSTTLNY